One Phocoena phocoena chromosome 5, mPhoPho1.1, whole genome shotgun sequence genomic window, GGGTCCTCTGGGCTGGGAGTAGGGGAGGGTTCTGCATGGGCCACCCCTCTCTCACCTTTGGGGGTCCCTCCCAGGGTTGTCTTCCAGGCAGACCTGGGGCTTGAGGGTGTCTTGAGGCCCAGGGGTGTCTGCAtcaggtgggtgggggagggccgGGCACCCGGGCCACCTTCCAGCCCGAAAAGGCCTCCAGAGAGGGATGGGAGCCACACCTCCTGCTGGCGGGCAGGTGGGCCGCGCCCCACAGCCGGCAGCCCCCCAGTCCCCGGCCCAGGGCCCAGCGGCCCTGGCCCCTGCTGAGCTCCGGCCTGGGCCACCTCCGCGGCCCCGTGCTCTGGCCGACCCAGCTgccttggggggcggggggcgggggagggggcctcCTGGGAGGCTGCTCCGAGGCCTGGGGCTGctccaccacccctccccacccatcccACCTCCGTCTCTCCCGACCCCAGTCTCTGCTTCACGGTCTCCTCACAGCTCCACGGAGCCCCCGGCTTGCCCGCTCACCCCCGCCCGCCGGACCCCGCACTCCGTGGGGAAGGGGCGCGGGCCGCAGACCGAGACGGGTCCCCTCCCGCCTTCGTGGGGAGCCCAGGCGAGGAGGTGCCTGAGGGCTGCATGCGGCAGCTGGAGTGTCACATGGGGGCGACGTTGGGGAGGGGCCGGCGGGCTCCAAGCTGAGGGCCCTCACGCCATCACCCCGCTCCCTTTGGcgcccaatttcgttcttttctGAAACAGCTCTATTGAAATACAGCTCACataccatttaaagtgtacaagtcaattttcttttagtattaaTATATGCCGACGTGTAACGGTCACTACAGTCAATTCTAGAACGTTCTCAGCACCTCACAGCCCTGTGCCCTTCAGCTCCGCCCCAACCAGGCCAGCACTCATCTACCCTCCGTGCTACAGGCTGCTCGTCTGGACATCCCCGGACGCGTGGTTGCTTTTGAGCTAGTTCACGGCCCTCAGCACAACGTCCTCAAGGCCCGTCCGTGTTGTCACACGCGTCTCAGTTTCATTCCAAGGAAAGTCTGCATAGTGATCAGTGTTTGACTGACCACGTTCCGCTTGTCCATCATCTGCCCACGGATGTCGGGCTGGTTTCCACCTTCAGCCGTCACTGCAGCTCCCCGACGTCTGCGGGCACCAGGGTggcacacacacaggtgcacacacgtGCCCGCCCTGCCTGGATGTACGTGGATGCCTGTGTGGACGTGCACACACAGGCTGGGCCCAGGGCCAGGCCCGAGCTGGAGCTGGGGACGGAGGGGACACAGAGCTGACCCCTGCCCTCTCGTGCTGGGGCTGCAGGAGCACAGCTGAGGTGTCTCAGCCTCGGGCTCTCGGCGACAGCTTCCTGGCCACAGGTGAACTGATGGGACGGGGTGCTGGGCACTGCCCAGAATGCTGGCCTTGAGGCACACAGGCCCCGGGCAGTCAGCGAGGTGGCGAGCGCGACACAGGAGCCTGGCCTGCTTTGCACCCCGGGTGCAGCCTCCGTGCAGTGAACCTGTAAAGGGCACCGTTCGACCTTCATAAAGCTCGGCGCCTCCTGGGGCACCCACCCTAGCTGCCCCGGTGGGCTTGATGGAGCAGGTGTCCGTCCTACACCAAGAGACCTGGGTGATCTCAGACAAGCGTTCAGGTCCCTCTGGTGTGAACAAGCCCAAGAGATAATGACCTCCGGGGTCAGCCCTAATGACCGGCCGGTCACTGGGGCTTGGGGCTCGTTTTTAAGGAGCTGGCTCGTCCCAcaaggagcgagggagggaggggtctgtGAGCGGATCCCGTGGACGGGGCAGGAAACAAGTTTCATTACAGCCACTTGTACTAAAGGGAAAAGTCAGTGACGCAGTGACAGGCAGTGGTGTCCCTGGCGACCCAGGCTGGCACTCGGGAGGGGGTGGCAGGGTTGGGACCCCAATCGCCCAGTGGGGGCGTATCTCCACAGGGCCACCAAGGTGCGGGCTTGTCCTGGGGGGACCTCTGCCCAGATGCCCAGGACAGCTCTCTGTACGGCCGAAGAGCCCCAACACCTGCGTGGTTCCCCCACGGCTGTGCCGGCCACTGCTCAGGTCCCGACTCTTCCATGGATAGGGAaggccctgccctggccctgctCCAGGGTCGTGGCCACCATCTGGGACTGCGTGGCACCGGACAAAAAGTGGCCCTGCTGCCCCTGGGTGGAAGATGCcggctccctccccctcccagctgctctgagtaggggtggggggcctggggcttggggaggggcCAGCACAGACCCCAGAAACAGTGGATCTCAACCTCACACGCCTCATGCCCcacccagcctccctatcccacagtGTTTGGGTCGTCCAAGGCCACCCCAGGTGGCCCAGTCCCCTGACACAGCCACCCGGCCCCCTGCCAGGGAGGAGCCAGCCCGTCCCTTTCCTTGTGCAGGCCAAGCTGTCACTGGCTCCAGGGAGTGGATTCATCAGATAACCCCGTAAATCACACATCAAAACACTGTTTTTCAAGGAGGCCTCTGCAGAGAGAGAGTGTTTCCTGAGCCTGGTTAAGACGCGTGTaacaaaatatatgtaagaaAGTGGGCTACTTAATCATGGAGATGAAGAGCCGCCACGAGAGACTGTTCTGCTTAAAAAATGCGGTGGTGACTCGCAAATATGTTCTTAGAAGCAATTTTATTACAAACTGTCCCATCAGGCAACGCCTGGGAAATTATGGGATGCCACATTCATTCCTCAGAGGCTGGCTGCAGTGGGAGGGCGTTGGGGGGAATTTATACCGTggagccggggggtggggggctgggccaggggacggggaggggccCCACTGCGTCCAGGGCCCTCCCCAGGCAGGAGCCAGGCGAAGGCTGACCTGGGGTCTGGGCCACCAGCCGCTCCTCCCAGCTGCTGTCCAGAGAGGCCCCGTGGGCCAGGAGACGATGCCCACACATGCAGAGGCCTGGGTCAGGGCGTCCACCGCAGCTGCCCTGGGGACTCCGGGGGcctcagccctccctccccacagcggGCACTAAggttctggttttatgcagaataAAAGGAGAGGGATGGCCATCTACAGCTCCTGGAACATGGCAGAGGGCCTGGGGCCCGAGCGGTCACCAGAACCGTCTTCCTCTTCACAAGGAATGCACGAGATCCAGGCTCCACAGACTCTGCCTGGCCTCCCACTTGGAGGGGCCTGAAGCCAGAAGATGCCCCCGGCTCCTGCTTCGTGGTTTCACCACCGCTGCGGCAGGAGGTCTCTGAGACAGCCCTGATCCCTCCCCACGCTCACGCCCTGCGGGGCCCTCTCCTTGGTTAGACCTGGTGACTTGCTTCCATGGGACGTGGCAGGAGGGGTGGGTGTCTCGTCTGAGATGAGGTGACGGAACGACTGTGGCTCCTGTCTCGGCTGCTGGTGTGgtttcccaccctcccttctcctcccacccccatctctctcaCGCTGGTTCCGCGGGAGGCCAGCTGCCTGTTTGTCCATGCTGGCAGCCCGGAGAGAAGCCCAAAGTGGGGGCCGGCAGGCAGTGAGGACCCGCCAAGCCTGGGGCCACCTTAGGGGCAAATCCACTGCCAGTCGAGCTGTGAGACACCTGCAGTCCCGGCTGCCAAGTGGATGGCATCCCCATGAGAAGCTCTGAGCTAAACCACCCAACTACGCCATTCTCAGACTTCTGACTCTCAGAAACTCTGTGAGACAATGAATGCTTGCTGTCCTCTGccaccaccactatcaccaccatcaccatcaacatcaccaccatcaccaccatcaccatcatcaccaccatcaccatcaccatcaccaccttcaccaccatcatcaccaccaccatcaccatcaccaccatcatcaccatcaccatcaccatcatcaccatcaccatcatcaccatcatcaccatcaccaccatcaccatcatcaccatcatcaccatcaccaccatcatcaccatcaccatcatcaccatcatcaccatcaccaccatcatcatcaccaccatcaccatcatcaccatcaccaccaccaccatcaccatcatcaccaccatcaccaccaccaccatcaccatcatcaccaccaccaccatcaacatcatcaccaccaccatcaccatcatcatcaccaccatcatcaccaccatcatcaccatcaccatcaccaccatcatcaccaccaccaccatcaccatcatcaccatcaccaccaccaccatcatcatcaccaccatcaccaccaccatcatcatcaccatcatcaccatcaccaccttcaccaccaccatcaccaccaccatcaccaccaccatcatcaccatcatcaccatcatcaccatcatcaccatcaccaccatcaccaccatcatcaccatcaccatcatcaccatcaccaccaccaccatcaccatcatcaccaccatcaccaccaccaccatcaccatcatcaccaccaccatcatcaccatcaccaccaccaccatcaccatcatcaccaccatcaccaccaccaccatcaccatcatcaccaccaccatcatcaccatcaccatcaccaccttcaccatcaccatcaccaccaccatcaccaccatcaccaccaccatcatcaccatcatcaccaccatcatcattatcaccatcatcaccatcatcaccatcaccatcatcatcaccatcaccatcatcaccatcaccatcatcaccatcatcatcaccaccatcatcatcatcaccatcaccatcatcaccatcaccatcaccaccatcaccatcatcatcaccatcaccatcatcaccatcaccaccatcaccatcaccaccatcaccatcatcaccaccatcatcattatcaccactACCTCATCCCCATCATTTCCTTCTGGCCCATAGCATTTTCCCCATCTGTTCTCTGAGTCAGAAGAGCCCCACGAGATGAGGATACTGTAGAGACACTTGCTCAGGGCTACCTCTCTGCCAGGTGGCAGAGGCTAGGCTGGTGGCCATGTCTAACTTTAGCTGCAAGCTGAATCTGTCTTTAAGACTCAGGACAGCAGTTTGCCAGCTCATCTTCCCTGGCGGGCTCTTTGGCCCAAGGGGGAAGGGATTGGCCATGTATTGCATTGGTCAAagagttcgtttgggtttttctgtaagatgttacccaaacgaactttttggccaactcaatatctGGGCCCAGCAGACGTGGCAAGGGTGGGGTTGGCCAGGAGAGGGCTTCCTCCCCAGTCTTGCCCTTGAGCCCTTGAGCACTGCTTCCCTGAGATCCCACTCAAGCAGCCCATGTGGTGGCAGACCCTACTCCACACCTGCATGTTCTGGTTTCCTACAGGGGGCCTGGGAACCAGGGCCCTGAGTCAGCAGTGGTGCCCATCGGCAGCCTGGGGTGTGGGAGCCAGACTGTCGTGACAGCATCCCAGTTTCAGCATGATGTTCGGTGCCCTGTAACAGTGGGGAGGACCGTGCCACCGTGGGAGCAgaggctggggggcggggctggaggcGGGACTTGGAGGCAGCGGGACATCCAGGCCCTGAGCTCTGTTCACATGAGGAGCAAGTCCACCACACCCAGGGAGTCAGCCCCCGTCGGGGGGCCTCACCCTGCTCAGTGGGAAGCCTGCTTCCAGCTCCCCGCTCCCCTGAGGACCAGGTCAGCGCTTCCTCAGCCACATCCCTGCACCGGCACAGGGGCTGTGGGTCGGCTCGGAGCGGTGTTTCCTGCAGGCCTGACATCGCCTGGGAAAGTGACTCACATGTGTCCCCTTGGACCGGGGCCATGAACTGATGGCACTTAACTAATCTGCCCAGGAGAGAGATCCAACGGAGATCGTGTCCCACGCGGCCACGCGGATTGACTTCCTTATTCCAGTTAACCGCGGCCAGAGGGGCGCCCTGAGGCACGGCGAGCTCCGACCTTGGGCCGCTGACCCAGCAGCCTGGGCGCTCCATCCAGGAGTCCACACTCGCGGTTGCCTCAAGGCCGGTAAGACTGCCCGTTACAGGAGCCGCTCGCTTGCAATTAGTGGCTTTATTTAGGGCACTTTTCCCTCCAAAGAGCAATTAGATTTCTGCAGGCTTTGGGAAAAGCAAACGACATGGAGCTGGACACCCCATAAATCAGGCCCAgcgcggggtgggggtggtgtctGCACCCCTCGGGGGAACCCCCAACCCCTCTCGCTACCTGTCAAGCCAGAGGTCGCCAGGCTCTGCTCCGGCGGGACGCTCCATGAGGTTTGGAGCAGCAGAGGTCTGAAAACTTGCAGACCAGCCCTTCACCCCGCCCCATCTCCCCCCTCCCAGCTCTCAGGGTTCTGCTCTCCGAAGCCCTGCCCCATTTACCGCCACTAACGAGACTCTCCCCTGGGTCTGGAGCAGCGGTCCCATGAAAACCCATCTGTTTGCTCCGGGCCCCAAGGCCACCTCCCAGCCCACAGCCGTGAGGCCTTGATGCCTCAGGGCCACCCACGTGCTCAGCGAAACAGGGCAGACCCTTTCCCGTGCAACACGTCCTAGTGTGTGGTTCCACCTATGTGGGTAGTAGACTCACGTCCGCAGAGACAGCAGATTACTGGGCGCCGGGGGAGGGGGTAGCTACGAGAGGGGCAGGCTTCCTTTTGGGGTGACGGGAATGTCTGGAATTAggtagtggtgatagttgcacggccttgtgaatataacaaaaaatcaCAGAAGAGTACACTTTCAAACGGggaattttatgttacatgaattatatctcaatttttaaaaacagggaaaaaagatCTACAACTTAATActaagaagacaaacaacccaattaaaaacaggCAAGAGATTTGAGCGGACTTTTTCCACCAGAGAGGA contains:
- the LOC136123275 gene encoding uncharacterized protein encodes the protein PPSPPSSPPPSPSPPSSPSPSPSSPSPSSPSSPSPPSPSSPSSPSPPSSPSPSSPSSPSPPSSSPPSPSSPSPPPPSPSSPPSPPPPSPSSPPPPSTSSPPPSPSSSPPSSPPSSPSPSPPSSPPPPSPSSPSPPPPSSSPPSPPPSSSPSSPSPPSPPPSPPPSPPPSSPSSPSSPSSPSPPSPPSSPSPSSPSPPPPSPSSPPSPPPPSPSSPPPSSPSPPPPSPSSPPSPPPPSPSSPPPSSPSPSPPSPSPSPPPSPPSPPPSSPSSPSPPSSSSPSPSSPSPSPPSPSSSPSPSSPSPPSPSPPSPSSPPSSLSPLPHPHHFLLAHSIFPICSLSQKSPTR